A window from Brucella sp. BE17 encodes these proteins:
- a CDS encoding MarR family transcriptional regulator codes for MQKLLHEGVEVETSIDGFSAVDFPEITAEKQEHRNPVHTVVITHFELARMIERVNRRFVSLLKTELTKIGVEDIGPAQTLVLMAIGDVELTVGELLDRGHYVGSNISYYLKQLTDGGYVDRVASQRDKRSARIRLTEKGERLCANLRNASKSYHQILARDDDDLRNLEIAYQTLHKLELVWGNAARYGI; via the coding sequence ATGCAAAAACTTCTGCACGAGGGAGTGGAAGTCGAGACATCAATTGACGGCTTTTCAGCCGTTGATTTTCCTGAAATTACCGCCGAAAAACAGGAACACAGAAATCCGGTTCATACAGTCGTTATTACCCATTTCGAGCTGGCCCGGATGATCGAAAGAGTGAATCGTCGCTTTGTCAGCCTTCTGAAAACGGAGCTGACGAAAATCGGCGTGGAAGATATCGGTCCGGCACAGACACTGGTTCTGATGGCGATTGGCGATGTTGAACTCACTGTGGGTGAATTACTGGATCGTGGGCACTATGTCGGGTCCAACATTTCCTATTATTTAAAACAGCTTACCGATGGCGGTTATGTGGATCGTGTCGCTTCGCAAAGAGACAAGCGTTCCGCACGGATCAGGCTGACCGAGAAGGGGGAGCGCCTGTGCGCGAACCTTAGAAATGCCAGCAAGAGCTACCATCAGATCCTTGCTCGCGACGATGATGATCTGCGCAATCTTGAGATCGCATATCAGACCCTGCACAAGCTGGAACTGGTCTGGGGTAACGCTGCGCGCTATGGCATATGA
- a CDS encoding type I secretion system permease/ATPase: MNDTGQNDQNGKSAIHKKSSPENATTPKSLIHKARRVFLSGLIYALLLSFCINLLQLTVPLYMLQVHDRVLNSRSMDTLTMLTILAIGAMLVFGVLEFIRSLSFQAMGTALVRRLNLAVLTAAVQASVNQGLPKATQTLRDLTELRSFLTSPAINAPLDAAWSPIFLGVLFLVHPMLGVIGLVAVVILVACGLLTDILTRNLVQEANQANVEAVAKIGSSLRHAEVIEAMGMLPALARRWRTLQLSALEALDLGGTRARAMTSIARTARFIIQICALGAGTLLAMQQEITPGSMIATTIIIGRLLMPFDRIVENWRQWVSAIASWQRVQSLLSENLAVRQTMPTPRPNGDLVIDKLIYAAPGVDVPIIKGISFSLSPGEVLGIVGPSAAGKSTLARLLIGITKPTSGGVFLDGNNVYLWERGSFGEIAGYLPQSVSLLDGTIRENIARMGDSDPHRVLEAARLADVHEMIGRMPLGYDTLVGDGRLTLSGGQRQRIGLARCLYNRPRLIVLDEPNSNLDALGERALMRSIEHARDDGAIVIMIAHRPSIMQVADKLLVLENGRISQFGPRTDVVASLSPENKTPPAGAVNA, encoded by the coding sequence ATGAATGATACTGGCCAAAACGATCAAAATGGCAAGAGCGCCATCCATAAAAAAAGCTCTCCAGAAAATGCCACCACGCCCAAAAGCCTGATCCACAAGGCAAGGCGGGTGTTTCTGTCCGGTCTCATTTATGCACTTCTCCTCAGCTTCTGCATCAACCTTCTACAACTCACAGTACCCCTCTATATGTTGCAGGTACATGATAGGGTTTTAAACAGCCGAAGCATGGACACGTTGACCATGCTGACGATTCTCGCAATCGGTGCCATGCTGGTCTTTGGTGTTCTGGAGTTCATCCGCTCGCTTTCATTTCAGGCTATGGGCACCGCATTGGTACGCCGGCTTAATCTCGCTGTGCTGACCGCAGCCGTTCAGGCTTCCGTCAATCAGGGATTGCCCAAAGCCACCCAAACCCTGCGCGATCTGACCGAACTGCGCAGTTTTCTCACCTCGCCCGCTATCAACGCGCCACTCGATGCCGCTTGGTCACCGATCTTTCTCGGCGTTCTGTTTCTGGTGCACCCAATGCTCGGCGTTATCGGCCTGGTTGCGGTGGTAATCCTCGTCGCCTGCGGTTTGCTTACCGATATCCTAACCCGCAATCTGGTACAGGAAGCCAATCAGGCCAATGTCGAGGCCGTGGCGAAAATCGGCAGCAGCCTGCGTCATGCCGAAGTCATTGAGGCGATGGGCATGCTGCCCGCCCTTGCCCGGCGCTGGCGCACATTGCAGCTGAGCGCGCTTGAAGCGCTCGACCTCGGCGGCACACGCGCACGCGCCATGACCTCCATTGCCCGTACCGCCCGCTTTATCATACAGATCTGCGCGCTGGGCGCAGGTACACTGCTTGCCATGCAGCAGGAAATTACTCCCGGCTCGATGATTGCGACCACCATCATCATTGGTCGTCTTTTGATGCCCTTTGACCGGATTGTTGAAAACTGGCGACAATGGGTCAGCGCCATTGCAAGCTGGCAGCGGGTGCAGTCGCTGCTGTCGGAAAACCTCGCCGTACGCCAGACCATGCCGACCCCGCGCCCCAATGGCGATCTGGTAATCGACAAACTGATCTATGCCGCTCCAGGCGTCGATGTGCCGATCATCAAGGGTATTTCGTTTTCACTTTCTCCGGGCGAGGTGCTGGGAATCGTCGGCCCCTCTGCCGCTGGTAAATCGACGCTGGCTCGTCTTCTGATCGGCATCACCAAGCCGACTTCAGGCGGCGTGTTCCTTGATGGCAACAATGTCTATCTTTGGGAACGCGGTTCATTTGGCGAAATCGCCGGCTACCTGCCACAATCGGTGTCGCTGCTTGACGGCACCATAAGGGAAAATATCGCACGCATGGGCGACAGTGACCCGCATCGTGTGCTCGAAGCAGCCCGCCTTGCCGATGTGCATGAAATGATCGGGCGTATGCCGCTGGGCTACGACACGCTCGTGGGCGATGGGCGCCTTACGCTTTCGGGTGGCCAGCGCCAGCGCATCGGCCTTGCCCGCTGCCTTTACAACCGCCCGCGCCTCATCGTGCTGGACGAACCCAACTCAAATCTCGATGCGCTTGGTGAACGTGCGCTTATGCGCTCCATCGAGCATGCCCGCGACGACGGTGCCATTGTCATCATGATCGCACATCGCCCCTCTATCATGCAGGTTGCCGACAAGCTGCTGGTACTCGAAAATGGCCGTATCAGCCAGTTCGGCCCACGCACCGATGTGGTGGCGTCGCTGTCACCTGAGAATAAAACACCGCCTGCCGGAGCTGTGAACGCATGA
- a CDS encoding HlyD family type I secretion periplasmic adaptor subunit, protein MSGKSIISRRVSNLLTPRAEASDHRALTRFGSVKPEWVNDLESEDARSPLRGLIIAGLATIGVAFGGFFAWAYSANLGSAAVALGTVIVDSKRKTISHLEGGILDRLVVQEGDVVKVGQPLLLLDATKARSELQSLESRRIGLIAKLARLRAEQAGEKEITFPDKFSGEGENATNAIRAEQIFFQKRQAQKLSRIDIQQKTIEQYTEQAKASSARIAATDRQIELISEQRRAIAGLVDKGYAQKSKLTEIDTRLSQLAGDRGEYSGDKAKAEQAKAGAEYSLSGIESDMQSEIAGEITSSQVELADTQERIIAAKDVMRRVEVRSPQEGIVANIRLRTPGGVIAPGEPIMDIVPENEPLVVEMKISPRDVDSVTVGSNAQIKLTAYNQRSMAPLDGKLTYIAADQSLDEKTDTAYFVARAEINAQSLAANPTARLYPGMPAEIIIVHKERKAIDYLISPITDSLNRAFRED, encoded by the coding sequence ATGAGTGGAAAATCCATCATCTCCCGCCGTGTTTCAAATCTGCTCACCCCGCGCGCAGAAGCCTCCGATCACAGGGCCCTCACCCGCTTTGGCAGCGTGAAGCCGGAATGGGTAAACGACCTTGAAAGCGAAGATGCGCGCTCGCCGCTACGCGGCCTCATCATCGCCGGCCTTGCAACCATCGGGGTGGCCTTTGGTGGCTTTTTCGCATGGGCCTATTCCGCCAATCTCGGCAGTGCGGCCGTGGCGCTTGGTACGGTCATCGTCGATTCCAAACGCAAGACCATCAGTCATCTGGAAGGTGGCATTCTCGACCGCCTGGTGGTGCAGGAGGGTGATGTCGTCAAGGTTGGCCAGCCGCTTCTTCTCCTGGACGCGACCAAGGCACGCTCGGAACTGCAATCGCTGGAAAGCCGCCGTATCGGACTTATCGCCAAGCTTGCGCGGCTGCGGGCTGAACAGGCAGGCGAAAAGGAGATAACCTTCCCCGACAAATTCTCCGGTGAAGGTGAAAATGCCACGAACGCCATTCGTGCCGAGCAAATCTTCTTCCAGAAACGGCAGGCGCAGAAACTGAGCCGCATCGACATACAACAGAAGACCATCGAGCAATATACCGAGCAGGCCAAGGCGTCTAGCGCCCGGATTGCGGCTACCGATCGCCAGATCGAACTGATCAGCGAACAACGCAGAGCCATTGCCGGTCTGGTCGATAAGGGCTATGCGCAAAAATCCAAACTGACCGAAATCGACACCCGGTTGAGCCAGCTTGCGGGTGATCGCGGTGAATATTCCGGTGACAAGGCCAAGGCCGAGCAGGCAAAGGCGGGTGCCGAATATTCGCTGAGCGGCATCGAAAGCGATATGCAGTCGGAAATCGCAGGCGAAATCACTTCCAGTCAGGTCGAGCTTGCCGATACGCAGGAACGGATTATCGCCGCAAAGGATGTGATGCGTCGGGTCGAAGTCCGTTCTCCGCAGGAAGGCATCGTTGCCAATATCCGGCTGCGCACGCCGGGCGGGGTCATTGCGCCGGGCGAACCGATCATGGACATTGTTCCTGAAAACGAACCGCTCGTGGTGGAAATGAAAATCAGCCCGCGCGATGTCGACAGCGTAACCGTCGGCTCCAACGCCCAGATCAAGCTTACGGCCTATAATCAGCGCTCGATGGCACCGCTCGATGGCAAGCTCACCTATATCGCCGCAGACCAGTCGCTGGATGAGAAGACCGATACCGCCTATTTCGTGGCGCGCGCCGAGATCAATGCGCAATCGCTGGCTGCCAATCCGACCGCGAGATTATATCCCGGCATGCCTGCGGAGATCATTATCGTACACAAGGAACGCAAGGCAATCGATTACCTGATCTCGCCCATAACCGACAGTCTAAACCGTGCATTCCGCGAAGATTAA
- a CDS encoding calcium-binding protein: protein MATLEGGAYDDVLFGSRFDDFIRAHGGDDLVFGGEGNDTIFGDDGNDTLYGGEGDDTLFGGQGDDILFGDEGNDILNGGEGNDVLFGGAGDDILQGGSGNDLLFGGEGNDILIGGDGNDILDGGAGNDTLIGGAGNDIFLFNGGGGNDVILDFTPGEDILQIQSGINGLDISSADDLAGRVTQVGGNTVVDLGNGDSVTLVNTSADDIQAHPDQYFTVH from the coding sequence ATGGCCACTTTGGAAGGCGGCGCCTACGACGACGTGTTGTTCGGCTCCCGCTTTGACGATTTTATTCGCGCCCATGGCGGGGATGATCTCGTTTTCGGAGGTGAAGGCAACGACACCATTTTTGGTGATGATGGGAATGACACGCTCTACGGCGGCGAGGGTGACGACACCCTTTTCGGCGGACAGGGTGATGACATTCTTTTCGGCGACGAAGGCAATGACATTCTCAACGGCGGCGAAGGAAATGACGTGCTGTTTGGCGGTGCTGGAGACGACATTCTCCAGGGCGGCAGCGGCAATGATCTTCTCTTCGGCGGTGAAGGAAATGACATTCTTATCGGCGGCGACGGCAACGACATCCTTGATGGCGGTGCCGGAAATGACACGTTGATCGGCGGTGCCGGCAACGACATATTCCTGTTTAATGGTGGCGGCGGAAACGACGTCATTCTAGACTTCACACCGGGTGAAGATATCCTTCAGATTCAGTCGGGCATCAATGGCCTCGACATATCGTCTGCGGATGATCTTGCCGGTCGTGTTACGCAGGTTGGCGGCAACACCGTTGTCGATCTCGGCAATGGCGACAGCGTTACCCTCGTAAATACCAGTGCAGACGACATACAGGCTCATCCCGACCAGTACTTCACTGTTCACTGA
- a CDS encoding glycosyltransferase produces MNLDPSAEIDSKPENLSICRLCADVAVIVWDIPSPTRLSVKCTLDMPVPPVPLLSIGIPLEQGGTRMFWAMRTGTEPIKFSLSAGPLGPNVNSILYPIEEIAPFDGERVLPDLTVPGHIKLLTTVLTTWRSAFRLTRNAEFAALARTLTLALTPEPREIHNCGQPVKGHHLLETAVDPMLGEFSAIYGIGNSSVVVIPPRFSVSQKTRKNWQPCHLLLEAPENLPSSFLFVLVGKKGVAVRKLSDSATEAGNFSKWWAKWQGNGDLREFLVSQLAHLGATGHAVAIGLQTRTPLPVRQIAQSPTQPAAEIDLAIALNGGLIVGGWLHDPASMLEDIEYLPANGGALSIKGHFHKFPGKIAKRKDVPQSDVTGFVAWLPSVKNLGPLLQPRFQLRLISGATVPLVPASQPFEPSEQRKRILRAVPPQHARPHVFKHILGPALTEVELSFGAKVAIAEVKDFGTLPEKPIASIVIPLYRNLDFLRFQFSAMATDPWLTANAEFIFVLDSPEIHDDTEHMLGGLHVLHDMPFRLVTMNRNGGYARACNAGASKASGTAIVMLNSDVVPEKHGWLQTLLKPLFENKRLGGIGPRLLFEDGSLQHAGLYFARDRHGVWLNHHYYKGMPGNYRPALQTRAVPGVTGACLITRRDIYDLVGGFSEDYIIGDYEDSDLCLKIRQIGFDIQYEPSVALYHFERRSIRRSTDYMRGLASQYNSWLHTQRWDEDILELMAPPQEDTPSADLSNVIVAKSERSAA; encoded by the coding sequence TTGAACCTCGACCCTTCGGCAGAGATTGATAGCAAACCCGAAAACCTGTCCATTTGCCGTCTTTGCGCTGATGTCGCCGTCATCGTCTGGGATATTCCAAGCCCGACGCGCCTTTCAGTCAAATGCACTCTGGACATGCCCGTTCCACCCGTACCGCTCCTGAGCATCGGTATACCACTCGAACAGGGCGGTACGCGCATGTTCTGGGCTATGCGAACCGGAACTGAACCGATCAAATTCTCGCTTTCTGCCGGACCGCTCGGCCCGAATGTTAATTCAATCCTCTATCCTATTGAAGAAATTGCGCCTTTTGATGGTGAACGCGTTCTTCCTGACCTGACGGTCCCCGGCCATATCAAGCTTTTGACGACAGTCCTCACCACATGGCGCAGTGCTTTCCGCCTCACGCGCAATGCAGAATTTGCAGCCCTCGCTCGCACACTCACACTAGCGCTGACGCCTGAGCCGCGTGAAATCCACAATTGCGGCCAACCCGTCAAGGGACATCATCTGCTCGAGACTGCGGTCGACCCAATGCTGGGAGAGTTTTCCGCCATTTACGGTATTGGAAACTCCAGCGTCGTGGTCATTCCCCCACGCTTCTCCGTGAGCCAGAAAACCCGCAAGAATTGGCAGCCCTGCCATCTGCTCCTGGAAGCGCCGGAGAACCTGCCCTCGTCTTTTCTTTTCGTGCTGGTCGGCAAGAAAGGCGTTGCGGTCCGCAAACTCTCCGATAGCGCGACAGAAGCAGGCAATTTCAGCAAATGGTGGGCCAAGTGGCAGGGCAATGGCGATCTGCGCGAATTTCTTGTCAGCCAGCTTGCGCATCTTGGCGCTACCGGTCATGCCGTCGCCATTGGCCTGCAAACCCGCACACCCCTTCCCGTGCGTCAGATCGCGCAATCACCCACACAACCCGCAGCAGAAATCGATCTGGCCATAGCGCTTAATGGCGGACTGATCGTCGGTGGCTGGCTGCATGATCCAGCAAGCATGCTTGAGGATATCGAATATCTGCCTGCCAATGGCGGTGCCCTTTCGATCAAGGGCCATTTTCACAAGTTTCCCGGCAAGATCGCCAAACGCAAGGATGTGCCTCAGAGCGACGTCACGGGTTTTGTCGCATGGCTCCCTAGCGTCAAAAATCTTGGGCCTCTGTTGCAGCCGCGTTTTCAGTTGCGGCTCATTTCCGGTGCGACCGTGCCTCTGGTACCCGCATCGCAACCGTTTGAGCCATCGGAGCAACGCAAGCGTATCTTACGCGCGGTGCCGCCGCAGCACGCGCGTCCGCATGTTTTCAAGCATATTCTCGGGCCTGCCCTGACCGAGGTAGAATTGAGTTTTGGCGCGAAGGTGGCAATCGCCGAGGTCAAGGATTTCGGCACACTGCCCGAAAAGCCGATCGCGTCCATCGTCATTCCGCTTTATCGCAATCTCGATTTTCTGCGCTTTCAGTTTTCCGCCATGGCAACCGATCCGTGGCTCACGGCCAATGCCGAATTCATTTTCGTGCTCGATTCGCCAGAAATTCATGACGACACCGAGCATATGCTGGGCGGTCTGCACGTGTTGCACGACATGCCGTTTCGCCTTGTCACCATGAACCGCAATGGCGGCTATGCGCGGGCCTGCAATGCCGGTGCAAGCAAAGCTTCAGGTACTGCCATCGTCATGCTCAATTCAGATGTGGTGCCTGAAAAACATGGCTGGCTGCAAACACTTTTAAAGCCGCTGTTCGAGAACAAGCGGCTTGGCGGCATCGGCCCAAGGCTTTTGTTCGAGGACGGCTCGCTCCAGCATGCCGGGCTATATTTTGCCCGTGACCGCCACGGCGTCTGGCTCAACCATCATTACTACAAGGGTATGCCCGGAAATTACCGACCAGCCTTGCAAACACGCGCGGTTCCCGGCGTGACAGGTGCCTGCCTCATCACGCGCAGGGATATTTATGATCTGGTTGGCGGGTTTAGTGAGGATTATATCATCGGCGATTACGAAGACAGCGACCTTTGCCTCAAAATCCGCCAGATCGGTTTTGACATTCAGTACGAACCGAGCGTCGCGCTGTATCATTTTGAACGCCGCTCGATCCGCCGCAGCACCGACTATATGCGCGGCCTCGCCAGTCAATATAATTCTTGGTTGCATACGCAACGCTGGGATGAAGACATCTTGGAACTGATGGCTCCGCCGCAAGAGGATACGCCCAGTGCGGACCTTTCTAATGTGATTGTGGCCAAATCTGAAAGGAGCGCCGCTTGA
- a CDS encoding class I SAM-dependent methyltransferase, whose amino-acid sequence MTDVVALKQPETAQSLAQPLPIPEAQIGWLTEAVLKNRFLPSPAPDSVFVGDGDFRAVGAEFLGHFIRKGGLKPDAHVLDIGSGIGRMAVPLTQYLDPAKGSYAGIDPVAGGTIWCRQNISAYYPNFRFQHIDIAHALYNPRGAVDGRHLTLPFKDKSADFVIMTSVVTHLEADEVKVYLREIARILAPGGKLFMTAFVVDDIAARDRTGKRDKRLGFERGGSGPCWFVPELPPLAAVGFENGFLDRALAGAGLSIALKSFGHWRGVESDHYQDLFIATRGGAA is encoded by the coding sequence TTGACCGACGTCGTAGCGCTGAAACAGCCGGAAACCGCCCAGTCTTTGGCTCAGCCCTTGCCAATCCCAGAAGCGCAAATCGGGTGGCTGACAGAAGCTGTCCTGAAAAACCGTTTTCTGCCCTCGCCTGCGCCCGATAGCGTTTTCGTGGGCGACGGCGATTTTCGCGCCGTCGGTGCCGAGTTTCTCGGTCATTTCATTCGCAAGGGCGGGTTGAAGCCCGATGCGCACGTGCTTGATATCGGCTCCGGCATCGGGCGCATGGCCGTGCCACTCACGCAATATCTCGACCCCGCCAAGGGCAGTTATGCGGGCATCGATCCGGTGGCGGGAGGTACCATCTGGTGCAGGCAGAATATCAGCGCTTATTATCCGAATTTCCGCTTCCAGCATATCGATATTGCCCACGCACTCTATAATCCGCGCGGCGCGGTCGATGGTCGCCATCTCACCTTGCCATTCAAGGATAAAAGTGCGGATTTCGTCATCATGACCTCGGTTGTCACCCATCTTGAAGCCGACGAAGTAAAGGTCTATCTGCGCGAGATCGCCCGCATTCTGGCCCCCGGCGGCAAGCTGTTTATGACAGCGTTTGTCGTCGATGACATTGCAGCGCGTGATCGCACCGGCAAGCGCGACAAGCGCCTGGGCTTTGAGCGTGGCGGCTCCGGCCCTTGCTGGTTTGTACCGGAACTCCCCCCGCTTGCAGCCGTCGGTTTCGAGAACGGTTTTCTCGACCGTGCACTGGCGGGTGCCGGATTGAGCATTGCACTCAAATCCTTCGGTCACTGGCGCGGTGTCGAATCCGATCATTATCAGGATCTTTTCATCGCAACGCGCGGAGGTGCAGCCTGA
- a CDS encoding glycosyltransferase family 4 protein, which yields MAQRVLVAAHNHPSLHPGGTEIFAHDLFRAYQGAGCEALFLGATNKVHREERPGTSFQSIGKGGDEILLWSGHFDRFNMSQIDLYGIVPDIVELLRDFRPDVVHLHHLLLLGAEFPHIVRRTLPDCRIVLTLHDYYPICHHDGLMVRTTGRELCHGASPDRCHACFKDIALDKFVLRERHIKSLLTAVDAFVSPSEFLKTRYVDWGLDETLISVIANGQPERPKIEAPMIERTKPVFGYFGNLNPWKGTTVLLQAAEQLIREDFNFELRVHGAAPFQSESFVAEIDDLFAKTSPQVQRRGAYRREDIGRFIAGVDCAIMPSIWWENAPLVIQEAQGQDCPVICSDIGGMAEMIEDGVNGLTVPPNDPQALAHAMRRMAETPDLRARLSANARHPDTIDTTAERYLELIANLRTPRVEAA from the coding sequence ATGGCTCAGCGCGTGCTTGTCGCGGCTCACAATCATCCGTCGCTGCATCCCGGTGGCACCGAGATTTTCGCGCATGACCTGTTTCGCGCCTATCAGGGTGCCGGATGCGAGGCGCTGTTTCTGGGTGCCACCAACAAGGTGCATCGCGAAGAGCGCCCCGGCACGAGTTTTCAGAGCATCGGCAAGGGCGGCGACGAGATTCTGTTGTGGTCCGGGCATTTCGACCGTTTTAACATGAGCCAGATCGACCTTTACGGCATCGTGCCGGATATCGTCGAACTGCTGCGTGATTTCCGCCCGGATGTGGTGCATCTCCACCATCTGCTGCTGTTGGGCGCTGAGTTCCCGCATATCGTGCGCAGAACTTTACCTGATTGCCGTATCGTACTGACTTTACATGATTATTACCCGATCTGCCATCATGACGGATTGATGGTGCGTACAACAGGCCGCGAGCTGTGCCATGGCGCAAGTCCCGACCGCTGCCACGCCTGTTTCAAGGATATTGCGCTTGATAAATTCGTGCTGCGCGAACGCCATATCAAATCGCTGCTGACCGCGGTCGATGCTTTCGTCTCGCCAAGCGAGTTTCTAAAAACCCGCTATGTCGATTGGGGGCTTGATGAAACGCTGATCAGCGTAATCGCCAATGGCCAGCCCGAACGCCCAAAAATTGAAGCCCCAATGATTGAACGCACAAAACCTGTGTTCGGTTATTTCGGCAATCTCAATCCGTGGAAAGGCACCACCGTGCTGTTGCAAGCAGCAGAGCAATTGATCCGCGAGGATTTCAACTTTGAACTGCGCGTGCATGGTGCCGCCCCCTTCCAGAGCGAAAGTTTCGTCGCCGAAATCGACGATCTCTTTGCCAAAACATCACCGCAGGTGCAGCGGCGCGGCGCTTATCGGCGCGAGGATATCGGCAGGTTTATCGCGGGGGTCGATTGCGCTATCATGCCCTCAATCTGGTGGGAAAATGCGCCACTGGTCATTCAGGAGGCGCAAGGACAGGATTGCCCGGTCATCTGCTCTGATATTGGTGGCATGGCTGAAATGATCGAGGACGGCGTAAACGGTCTGACCGTCCCACCAAACGATCCACAGGCACTGGCGCATGCCATGCGGCGCATGGCGGAGACCCCGGACCTGCGCGCAAGGCTCAGCGCCAATGCGCGTCACCCCGATACAATCGATACCACGGCAGAGCGCTATCTCGAACTGATCGCAAATTTGCGCACGCCGCGTGTCGAGGCAGCATAA
- a CDS encoding glycosyltransferase family 4 protein, translating into MSDELRVLVISHAHPSISLGGGEIASFNLHKGLNTIPGVQSVYLARAGHPTPRHGTTALMSLRRASDEILFHADDYDHFYLSNKNTDEIRRDLLRFVRDFNPDIVHFHHVMGLGLETLYAIREALPDRIILVTFHEFLSICNNDGQMVKAGTAKLCNEASPIDCHACFPNIPPARFLKRERFVRGMLELADAFISPSEFLAQRYREWGVSADKLAVIENGVAIREVTPPRELTGPDPRRSRFAFFGQVNPFKGIDVLIDAVSRVPEQVWGEDSRLMIFGGNLEKQPPAFQERMKKLIEEAGSRVRFYGAYQNAEMPRLMQSVDWVVMPSIWWENSPIVIQEALHHRRPVICSNIGGMAEKIRDGEDGLHFRVRSAEDLADRFTEVLSQPAIWERLRGSIRNPVHYVDCAKQHLELYKSLRAARPRKATPAVSETVLSQAS; encoded by the coding sequence ATGAGCGACGAACTCCGTGTTCTGGTGATTTCCCATGCCCATCCGTCGATCTCGCTCGGCGGTGGAGAAATCGCATCTTTCAATCTGCACAAGGGGTTGAATACCATTCCCGGTGTGCAATCGGTCTATCTGGCGCGTGCAGGCCACCCGACCCCGCGCCATGGCACCACGGCTTTGATGAGCCTGCGCCGCGCCAGCGATGAAATCCTGTTTCACGCCGACGACTACGATCATTTCTATCTGTCCAACAAAAACACCGACGAAATCCGCCGCGATCTCTTGCGCTTCGTGCGCGATTTCAACCCGGATATCGTGCATTTTCATCATGTCATGGGGCTGGGTCTTGAAACGCTTTACGCGATCCGCGAGGCACTCCCCGACCGCATCATTCTCGTAACCTTTCACGAGTTCCTGTCGATCTGCAACAATGACGGGCAGATGGTGAAGGCCGGCACGGCCAAGCTTTGCAACGAAGCCTCGCCGATTGATTGCCACGCCTGTTTCCCCAACATTCCGCCCGCACGTTTTCTCAAACGCGAGCGTTTCGTGCGCGGTATGCTGGAACTGGCCGATGCGTTCATTTCGCCAAGTGAGTTTCTGGCACAGCGCTACCGCGAATGGGGTGTCAGCGCCGACAAGCTCGCGGTGATCGAAAACGGTGTTGCCATCCGCGAAGTGACGCCGCCGCGTGAACTGACCGGCCCCGATCCGCGCCGCAGCCGCTTTGCCTTCTTTGGTCAGGTCAATCCGTTCAAGGGGATCGATGTTCTGATCGATGCCGTCTCGCGTGTACCTGAACAGGTCTGGGGCGAGGATTCGCGCCTGATGATCTTTGGCGGCAATCTGGAAAAACAGCCGCCCGCTTTTCAGGAGCGTATGAAGAAGCTGATCGAGGAAGCAGGCTCGCGCGTGCGCTTTTACGGCGCGTACCAGAATGCGGAAATGCCGCGCCTCATGCAATCGGTCGACTGGGTTGTGATGCCCTCGATCTGGTGGGAAAACTCGCCCATCGTCATTCAGGAAGCGCTACATCATCGCCGCCCGGTCATCTGCTCCAATATTGGCGGCATGGCCGAAAAAATCCGCGATGGCGAGGATGGCCTGCATTTTCGTGTCAGAAGTGCCGAAGATCTGGCCGACCGCTTTACCGAAGTGTTAAGCCAACCTGCCATATGGGAGCGGTTGCGTGGTTCGATTCGCAATCCCGTGCATTATGTGGATTGTGCAAAACAACATCTTGAACTCTATAAGAGCTTACGCGCAGCAAGACCGCGCAAGGCAACACCGGCAGTCAGCGAGACTGTCCTCTCTCAGGCAAGCTAA